The genomic stretch GGCGCGCTAGCGGGCCTTTTTTTGATGCTGACCTACAGCTGGCGGCACGGCTACCGGCTGACCAATCGGGTCTACGGATTCGGCGACCACTCCCTGCGCCAAATGGTCATCGCCAAGGTGCTCCATCCGCGGGCCACCGGCAAGCAATTCGGTGCCGGACGAACGCTGAACATCGCCACCTCCGACACGGCAATCACCGCCGGATTGAGCTGGACCATCTCTCAGATGAGCGCGAGCCTCGCGGCACTCATCACCGCCGCGGCAGCGCTGCTGCTGATTTCTTGGCAGCTGGGCCTGTTGGTGCTGGTTGCCACAGTGGTGTTCCTGGTGCTCATGCACTTCATCACCGCCCCACTGGAGCGGCGCACGCACCTGCAGCAGGAACGCGCCGCCGAGGCAACGGGCCTGGCCACCGACCTGGTCTCCGGGTTGCGCGTACTCCAGGGCCTGGGCGCCACCCGCACGGCCACCGAACGCTACCGCGACACCAGCAGGGCCTCGCTGCAGGCGGCACTTGGCACCGCAAAATCCGAGGCCCTCTTTTCCACCGTCACCCTTGGCCTCAGTGCCATGTTCCTGGCCGCCATCACCTGGGCTGCCGCGTCCATGACACTGGCCGGCGAGATCAGCATCGGCCAGCTGGTCACCGTGGTGGGCCTGGCTCAATTCATCCAGGAGCCGCTGAGCTCCCTGGCGTACTACCCGGCAGCCCTGGCTCAAAAGCGCGCGGCGGCCAAGCGCATTGCCACGCTGTTGAACACCGAGGTTGGTTCCGGTGCGCATGTGGTGGTGCGCGCCGACCCGACACCCACCGACCAGGTGGCCTTCAGCGAGCTGCTGGTCCGCGGCGAGGGGCAGCGCCCCGATATCCGGCTGCTGCCAGGAAGCATGACGGGCCTGCGCACCGATGCACGAAGCGCACGTGAGTTGGGCATGCTGCTGGCCGGGCGCACCGGTGACGCCGGTGCGCGGCTGCTGATCAACGGCGCCCCCGCCGACTCGCTGGCGACGCTGCGCTCCACGGTGTTCGTGGCCGACCACGACGCGGCGATTTTCACGGGATCGTTCCGTGAGAACCTGCACGCGCCCCGGCTACTGGAGTCCGTGCTGAAAGCCACCGGCCTGGCCGAGCTCTGCGCCAGGCTCCCGCTGGGCCTGGATGCACGGGTTGGCGAGCAGGGCAGTGCACTTTCCGGCGGCCAGCGCCAGCGGCTGCTGCTAGCCAGGGCCCTGCACCAGAGACAGCCGGTCATTGTGCTCACCGATCCGACCACGGCCCTGGACTCGGTCAGCGAGGCTCGCATCGCCGTGGCACTTGGCTCCCTGCGGGATGCGACCCTGCTGGTCATCTCGGATTCCCCGATGCTACTGGGGGCCTGCGACACCGTCATCGACACCACCTCACTGCACACGGCCGGAGTAAACCCATGAGCGAATCAACCACCGGGGTTCCCGCGGCCGACCGGCTGCCGATCGCCGACCGCCGGTCCACCTGGCACCACGTGATCCGAATCTTCGGGGCCCGTCGCTGGCTGGTGGCGCTGACGGCGTTCACGCTACTCTGCGTTGCGGTCACCGGACTGGCGATTCCCGCGCTGCTCGGCGTGATCGTTGACGTCGTCTCCGCTCAACGGGGGTCCCAGGCGCTGCTCAATTCCTTGGGGCTGCTGTTCCTTGCGGCGCTTGCCACAGGGATCCTGACAGGTATTTCCCAGGTGCTGCTGGCCAAGCTGGGCCAAAGCGGCCTGGCCCAGCTGCGCGAGGAAGTCTTCGAATCCGCCATGGAGCTGCCCCAGGAACGCCTGGAGCGTGCCGGCAGTGGGGACTTGATTTCGCGAGTCTCCCGTGACGTGGACGCCACCAACGAGGCCATCGGCGGAATCTTGCCGACCTTCATCTCCGCGCTGTTCACGATTGCGCTGACCCTGCTGGGGCTCGGGGTGCTCGACTGGCGCTTCGCGGCCGTCACCCTGTTGTGCATCCCGATCCATGTCCTGGCGCTGCGTTCCTTCCTGCGCCGCAGCGGCCCGATCTACCGGGCGATGCGCGTGGCGGAAGCTGAACGAGGCCAGCACCTGCTCGAGGCCACCGGCGGCGCAGACACCATCAGGGCGCTGGGCGTGGAACAGCACCACGTCTCGACGGTAGCCGCGTCCAGCCGCGGCGCCGTGGCCCTGATGCTCAAGGCCGTGGTGGTTTCCTCGCGGTTCTACGGGTGGCTGAATATGGCCGAGCTGCTGGGCATGGCCGCGATCCTGTCCACCGGGTTCTTCTTAGTCCGCGCCGATGCCGTCACCATTGGTGCGGCGACCGCGGCCGCCCTGTTTTTCCACCGGCTGTTCGGGCCGATCGGCGCCCTGCTGGCCAACGTCGACGAGCTGCAAAAGGCCGGGGCCGGGCTTGCACGCCTGGTCGGCCTGATCGATTCGGACCGCGAGCGCGAAGACCCCGCCGCCGTCACTCACCCAGGCAGCGCCCCGGGTGTGGTGGTCAGCGGACTGTCCGCCGGCTACCAGGATGCACCGGCAGTGATCACCGACTTCGAGCTGAGCATTGCCCCGGGCGAGCTGGTGGCCCTGGTCGGATCCAGCGGTGCCGGCAAGACCACGCTGGCCCGCGTGCTGGCCGGAAGCTTGGAACCCGGAGCGGGTACTGTGCTGCTTGATGCGTCCGCGGCCCCGCGGCTGGGCCACAGCACCCTGCTGGTCAGCCAGGAGGTGCACGTCTTCAGCGGCACCATCGCCGAAAACCTGCTGTTGGCCGCACCCACAAGCACCTCGGAAGAACTGATCCAGGCCGTACTCGAGGCCGAAGCCCACTGGGTCATGGCCTTGCCCGAGGGGCTCGAGACCATGGTGGGTCACGGTGCGTTGCAGCTGACCGGCGAGCAATCACAGCATCTAGCACTGGTGCGGGCGCTGCTGAACCGAGCCGGCCTAGTGGTGCTCGACGAGGCCACAGCGGAGGGTGGATCGGCAAGCGCCGCGCTGATGGAACGCGTTGCCATGCGCATCACCCGCGGCCGCACCGCGGTGGTGGTGGCGCACCGACTCTCCCAGGCGGCCCAGGCCGACCGCATTCTGGTCATGGAGGACGGGCGGATCGTCGAGCAGGGCAGCCACAACGTGCTGCTGACCGCCGGCGGAACCTACGCGACCTTATGGGCGGCCTGGAGTGCCCGGTGAGGCGATCCCGTCTCGCGGGATTCCGGGTGGGCTGCGCCGGGTGGGCGGCCGTGCGCCGGTAGACGGCCAATGGAGAACCTTGTGAAGTCAGGGGTTCTTCTTTCAGGGATGCAGTGTTCTTGCCTCCCGTCCAGTCCACACCCACGAATTTCGGCGCACCACTGCTGAATTGCCTGAAAATGCTTGAAATCCGCCACGATGACCTGCGCCCCGAACAGATACACCTGCACACCCACTTCCACCTCGTTTACCCTGCCACCGGCGTGCTGTCCCTTGTCACGCAGCAGGGTTCGTGGATCGCCCCTTCGAACCGAGTGGTATGGATCCCCGCGGGCTTCCAGCACCAACACCGAGCCCACGGCCCGACAGATATGCGCTCATGTCCTTGGACCCCATGTTGGCCGGAAGACTCCCGGCGCACCCCCGGTTCTTGCCGTCAGCGCGCTGGTCAGGGGCCCAACATTGGCGCTCGCCGGATGCTCGCCAACGCCTCCGAGAGGTGTTCATCGAAGACTAGGTCTCTGCGTCGGAACAGCCGCTGCACTGGCCCGAGCCCTCCGATGACCGATGCTGGCCGACGGGGTTTCGATGATCGACACGGCGGTCTCCTGTGGCTGGTCGAACCCCAGCGCGTGCATAGAGATCTTCTCCATGTTGGCGGCCCAGCACGCTTCTTGCAGCCTCGTGCACCCGGGGCTGCAGCGGTTCTCGCTAGCTGCGCTTGGCCTCGCGGAAGAGCAAGAACATCAGGTAGATCCCGCCGAGGCTCACGGTGACCACGCCGACCGGCAGCTGGATCGGGGCCAGGGCGTGCTGGGCCAGCAGATCACTGGCCAGCAGCAACAGGGCGCCAAAGACGGCTGCTGAGACCATGGACACCCGCCCACTGGCGGTCATGCGCCGGGCGATCTGCGGGGCCGCCAGCGCAACGAAGGAGATGGGTCCGGCGGCGGCGGTGCAGATCGCGGTCAGGCACACGCCGATCACCAGCAGCCACAGCTTGGCGCCCTCGGTACTAATGCCCTGCGCCGCGGCGGCGTCATCCCCCATTTCCAGACCCTGCAGCGGCCTAGACAACAGCATCAGCGCCGGCACCAGGGCCACGGCAATGAGCAGCAGCGGAACCGCGCGCTCCCAGCCGGCGGTATTCAGCGAGCCGGACCCCCAGATCGCCGCCATGAGGGCCAGTTGCAGGTCCGCCTTGATGATCATCCAGGTGTTGATGGAGCCGAGCATCGCGCTGATGCCAATGCCGACGATGATCAGCCTAAAGCCGTGGATGCCGCGCTTGAATGCCAGCAGGTAGACCACCGCCGCGGTGGCCAGGCCACCGGCAAACGCGCCGATGGTGGTGGAAAGAAATCCGCCGCCCAGCAGCAGCATGGAGATCAGCGCACCGGTATAGGCTCCGGCATTAAAGCCGATGATGTCGGGGCTGCCCAGCGGGTTGCGGGTCAGCGACTGGAAGATCGCGCCGCTGATGCCCAGCGCCCCGCCGATCACGATCGCCATGAGCACCCGCGGCAGGCGCCAGGAGATGACCACCAGTTCGGTCTTCGCCGTGCCCTGTCCCAAAAGCGCCTGAAGGACCTCGGCTGGGGTGAGGGTGAAGCTGCCCATGGCCATCCCGGCCACGGCCAGGGCACCAATAAGCGCCACTGCGACCGCGCCAGTCAGTGCGGGGCGAGCGCGCAGCAGCAGGGAGGGGCCGCTGTCCCCGGCCCGCAGCCGCCAGACGCGTTCCCCGAAATTGATGGGGGAAGGGCCCGCGGGGGCCAGAACCCCCGAGGGGCTCTGCGGTGCTGCGGGTTCTTCGTGTGCTGCGGGCTTCGCCGCCAGAAAGGTGGGCATGAGCGTGTCTTCTCTTTTCACAGGGTGCTTGCGGACTTCCGCCGCACCAGCCAGATGAGCACCGGGGCACCGACGAATGCGGTGACAATGCCGACCTGCAGCTCGTCCGGGCGGATAATGAGCCGGCCAACGATGTCGGAGCCAACCAGCAGGGACGGGGCCAGCAGGATCGTGTAGAGCAAGATCCAGCGTTGGTCCGGACCGCTGATCCACCGGGCGATGTGTGGGACCATCAAGCCGATGAATCCGATGGGCCCGGCGGCGGCCGTCGCCGCCCCGCACAAGAGCGTGACGGCGATGACGACCAACACGCGGGTGCGGCCCAGGTGTGCGCCCATGGCCGCGGCCTGATCATCTCCCAGCGCCGTGGCATTCAGCGACCGGGATATCAGTAGCGCGATCAGTACGCCGATCAGCACGGTGCCGCTGAGCCAGCCCAATGCGCCGGACGGGGTTGCGGCCAGCGATCCGGCACCCCAGAAGCGCATGGCATTAAACGTGGATTCATCAAGCAGGACAAATCCCTGAGTGATCCCGGAGAGCACCGCCCCGAAGGCGATGCCGGCCAGCGTGAGCTTGATCGGGGTTCCCCCGGAGCGGCCGCGGGAACCCAGGAAATAGACGACCGTGACTGCCAGCAGGGCGCCGGCGAAGGAGTAGAAGACGAACTGGCCCATTTCCCGGGCACCGAAGAACGCCACTCCCATGACCACGGCGAAAGCGGCACCGGAATTGACGCCCAGAATGCCCGGGTCGGCCAGCGGGTTGCGGGTCAGCGCCTGGATAAGCGCACCGGAGATGCCCAGCGCAATGCCCACCAGCAGCCCGGCCAGGGTGCGCGGGGCCCGGAAGTCGATGATGGCAGCGTGGTCGGGACCGGTCCCCGCCCCGGTCAGCGCCTCGATGATGATCATCGGATTGACCTCGCGTGCACCCAGCAGCAGGCTCGCAGTCATGATGAGCACCAGCAATACTAGGGCGGCCACCGCACCGGCGATGCGGCGCGAGTTCACGCGCATCAGCCCCGGTGCGGCCTCCGGTACCCCTTCCCCGGACGGCAGAGCGGCCTTAGAGACCGTGGGCGTCGAAGGCATCTGCGACTTCATCCTGGATGAGCTCCGGGTCCAGGTCGGTGGACCACAGTTCATCGAGCCACTTCTTGAAGTCCTCCCCTAGAGCCTCGTAGCGTTCGTTCCATTCCTCGGCCTTGTCGGTCCAGTACCCGACCACCTTGAAGTGGGTCACGGGCAGTGAGCGTTCCTTGCGCAGGTACTTGCGTGCTTCGCGGGTCACCCGGGCCTCGCCGGCGACCCAGACGTAGCCTGGACCCTCCGGCAAGTCGAGCTCGCGCAACACCTGGGCGAGGCGGCTGGGCGAATCCCCATTGCCTCCGTGGAGCCAGCGCAGCTGGGTGTCCTCGCCCAGTTCCAGCGCCTGTTCGTGGGCTGGGCCCGAGACCTCCAGAATGGCGGTGGTGTGGATGCCGGCCGGGGTGTTCTCCAACAGGCGGGCTGCCGCGGGCAGTCCCGTGGCGTCGGCCAGCAGGACCTGCCAGGTGGCATCGGCAGGCAGCTCATAGAGTCCAGTGGGGGTATTGAAACCGACCTGAGACCCGGGCCGGACCGAAAGCGCCCAGTCAGCGGCGATACCGCCGGGGTGCACCACGAAGTCGACACTAATTTCGCCAGCTTCCGGGTCGACGGCGCGGATCGTGTAGGTGCGCATGGGGCCAGCGACCTGCTCGGGTGCGTATTCCCAGTAGTCGCCCTCCGGGTGCGGGTATACCGGAACGTCTTGGCCGCGCTCGGGCAAAAAGAGGCGGATGTATTCGTCGCCGATGCCCGTGGAGATGAACGCGGCCAGGTCCTCACCGCCCAGCACGATGCGCATCATGCCCTCGGTCAGGCGTTCGGTGCGGATCACCACTGCTCGGTAGATGCGGTTGGGCAATTTTCCGGTCTTCACGGTTGCCGCGCTCATGGGAGCAGTGCCTTTTCGACCTCGTTGAGCAGAGCCATGTGGCCGCTGGGCGAGCCGTAGACCATTTCCATGTTGAAGCTGTGGATCTGGTCGTCCTTCACAAACTGCAGGCCTTTCCAGACGGTGCTGGCGTTGAGCTGGTCCGAGGTCTGCAGCAGCGAGCGGTCCTCGCCGACCCCGACGCTGGTGAACACCTCGTCGATGTCCTTGAGCTTGTCGAGCTGTTCGAGGCTCAGCTGGGTGCCGTCGCCGCCGTTGTCGCGGGCCAACGGGGTGATCTTCAGGCCGAGGTCGTCAAAGACTAGGCAGGCGATGCCGTAGCAGTCCACTCCGATCTTGCCGTCGTAGAAGGACATGTTGGCGACCACGGGTTCGATCCCCGCTTCCTTGATCCTTGCCTTGATCTCATCGACGCGAGCCTGGTACTTGTCCATCCAGGCCTGGTACTGCTCGGTTCGGTGCAGTGTCTCGGCGGTCTTCTTGAAGTGCACACGCCAGTCTTCGCCGTCAAAGCCGTTGTAGTTGTAGGTTGGCGCGATCGGGTTCAGCTTCTTGGGGATCTCGGTGTCATAGGCTAGCCCGCTGAGAATGAAGTCGGGGTTAGCTTCGAGAACTTTCTCGTAGTTGAATTCCGGGTAGTTCGCGAACGGTGTCACATTGGCCAAGGCTTCCTGGGGGAAGAAATCGGGGAAGGTGGTAAAGCCCGAATCCCCGCGGATCGGCTGCTGGTCGGCCAGCGTGATGCCGAGGGTGATCAGGATGTCCGTGTCGGTCGTGTAGAAGCCCAGAGCCCGCTCGGGTGTTGCCGGAATTTCGGCCGTTCCGTACTCATTGCTGATGCTGATAACTTGGGCCTCGGCCGGTGGTTCTGCCGTGGCGCTGGCCCCGGAGGCACACGAGGAGAGCAGGAGTGAGGCCCCGAGGGCAGCAACAACGCTGAGGTGCTTGGGCGACATGGTTTTCATGGGAATCCGATTCTGCGAGTGGAGTGGAAGTACATCATTCGGCAACCCCGACCTATCAATGATCCTGACGGGAAGTTAGGGTTACCTATCTTGCATTTCCAGACTAATTTGCCTCCATGCCGCAAATCGGACAGTCAATGGCGCGCACGCGACAGACTCGGGCGGAGCGGGCCGCGCCGCGCTAAGCTTCGAGCAGTTCCCCCTGGACGGCACCGGGTGTCTGGCCCATTTCCTTGCGGAATGCCGCCACAAAAGCGCTTACCGAAAGATAGCCAACTCTCCGGGCGACCCGCCCGACGGGCAGTCCTTCAAGTAGCAAGCCCAAGGCGATGCGCAGCCTGGCTTGCAGGCGCCACTGCGCAAACGTCATGTCTGTTTCCCGGATGAAGAGGCGCGACAAATTGCGCGGACTCGCTCCCACGCGGAAGCCCCAGAGTTCAAGCGTGCAGTCCTCGGCCGGGTCGTCGAGGATGCCCCGGGCAACGGTGCGCAATCGATCATCCTGCGGCAGCACGATACCCATGACACGGAGATCTCTCGGGCGGAGCATGCGGAACGCAACACTTTCACTGTCACGCCGAAGCGATAGATCGGCATCGTTGCGCTCAAAATGCAGGAGCAATTCCTGCAGGACCGTTGGCATGGCAATGGCGCCGGGACCGTCACCCGGTGCGGCACCCAGCTGGGTATGGAAGAAGGTGCAGCGAAATTCGGCGCGGGGTCCGGCCAGAACCGCATGTTCCTCGCCCGCGGGCACCAGGAGTCCCAGGCCGGGCGGAACCATGAACACCCCTCGCGCGGTTTCCACCGTCAGCACACCGCGACTGCCCCACAACACCTCGTGAAAGTTTTGGTGCCAATGCGACTCCCATGCTTGGCCGGACGGCGTGGAGATGAGGCTGGTGTGCACCCGGTAAAAACTGGGGCAGGAGATATCTGAACACGTCGGCGCAGCGTCTTCCGGCGCCCGACGTTCGGCCATGATGGCCAGGGATGCTGATGCCATGAGAAACCTAATTCGGTAAGTGTAGTCTTTCGTTATTGATCCTAACATCAGAAGGTAACCCTAATTACTGGTGCGAGCAGAGTTGAAAGCAACTGCCCGCGCGAAGGTTACGATGTATTTATGGCGTCTCCCACCTCCTCCCTGAGTAAGGTCCGCACCTTCCCTGCACTGGAATCCAAGGCAGCTGAGCGGCTCGCCGCGGCCCTAGAAGATTCCGCGGACACCACGATTTTTGTCAACGGAACCACGCTGCAGCTTCCCGCGGTGGCTCACGCGGCGCTCATCGAGGTACTCTCGCGCATGGCACGGGGTGATGAGGTGAGCGTGAGCACCATGGAATCGTTATTGAATACCTCTCAGGCCGCCACGATGGCCGGAATCTCCCCCAGCTACCTGCGCAAACTCACCGATTCGGGCATCATTCCCGTGGAGTACCGGGGCACCCACCGCAGGATCCGACCGGCTTCCGTTCAGGCATGGCTTGACAGTCGCAGCGAGCAGCCGAGCGACGGTCCGGAGTAGATACAACCGCAACATACTCGTGCTGGATTTGGCACTCGAGACCTTCCTATCGTGGAAGTAGCTGCAGCGCATGTTGCACACGATCGTCGGTCGAGAGGGGTGCCGCGATGATCCGCTTGCGATGGACCCGGTTCGGTCCTTCCGGCATTGGCGCAGCCTGTCTCTTATTGACGCTGTCCGGGTGCGCGGCCGAACCCGCTGTCGAACCTATGACAACAACGAGCTCGAGGCCAAGCAGCACTCTTACACCGAGCCCCGAGTCAAGCAGCACCCCGAGCAAAACTGTGCCCTCACCGAAAACAACGACTGCCCCGGCAGCACCGAGGACTCCACCCCCTTCGAAGCCAACGCCCGTCACCGACACGCCCGTGGACGAGGCCCCGAGCAGCAGAACTTCACCGGCACCTGCGACAACAACTGCACCTTCGACGCCACTGACAACCGCCCCCTCACCAACACCTTCAACTCCGGATCCCGCGAAAACGCCCACGGCACCAAAGACCACCCAGGCCCCGGCCAGCAGCGTGTCATCGGCGCCCCCAATAACGCCTCCGCAGCCCGCCCCACCTTCAACAACAACGTCAACGCTGAGCACCTTCTACGTGGCCATCAACGATCAGGGCACCTCCGGGCCAATGATTGGTTGCGGCGATAGCATTGTGGCGACAACAACCGGTCTGGTGATTTACACCGATCGGGTCGAAGCGGCCATCAGCAGCCTCTTGGATACCAAGGACGCACACCTTGGGCAGTCCGGACTCGTTAATTCCTTGGCAGATTCCAATCTGAGCTATGTTTCATCTTCGGTATCTAGCGGCACCGTGACAGTCGAGCTGACCGGGGAGTTACGCTCGGGCGGCATTTGCGACAATCCGCGAATCATCGCTCAACTTGAATACACCGCGATGATGGCGGCCGATGTCCCTCAGGCGAAGATCCTCGTCAACGGCAAAGAAATTGCCTTCCGACTGAGCGGAAAGTGATTACTTGTTGACTCATAGGCAACAGGCGTTGCTAAAGTAGCGGTGTGACCCACCTTGCAGATTCAGCCACTGGTAACCAAACCGAAGCAGACCTCGATCGCGCCGCACCTCATGCGGCGCTCTTCTCCGAG from Paeniglutamicibacter sp. Y32M11 encodes the following:
- a CDS encoding helix-turn-helix domain-containing protein is translated as MASPTSSLSKVRTFPALESKAAERLAAALEDSADTTIFVNGTTLQLPAVAHAALIEVLSRMARGDEVSVSTMESLLNTSQAATMAGISPSYLRKLTDSGIIPVEYRGTHRRIRPASVQAWLDSRSEQPSDGPE
- a CDS encoding iron chelate uptake ABC transporter family permease subunit; protein product: MPTFLAAKPAAHEEPAAPQSPSGVLAPAGPSPINFGERVWRLRAGDSGPSLLLRARPALTGAVAVALIGALAVAGMAMGSFTLTPAEVLQALLGQGTAKTELVVISWRLPRVLMAIVIGGALGISGAIFQSLTRNPLGSPDIIGFNAGAYTGALISMLLLGGGFLSTTIGAFAGGLATAAVVYLLAFKRGIHGFRLIIVGIGISAMLGSINTWMIIKADLQLALMAAIWGSGSLNTAGWERAVPLLLIAVALVPALMLLSRPLQGLEMGDDAAAAQGISTEGAKLWLLVIGVCLTAICTAAAGPISFVALAAPQIARRMTASGRVSMVSAAVFGALLLLASDLLAQHALAPIQLPVGVVTVSLGGIYLMFLLFREAKRS
- a CDS encoding GerMN domain-containing protein; amino-acid sequence: MAINDQGTSGPMIGCGDSIVATTTGLVIYTDRVEAAISSLLDTKDAHLGQSGLVNSLADSNLSYVSSSVSSGTVTVELTGELRSGGICDNPRIIAQLEYTAMMAADVPQAKILVNGKEIAFRLSGK
- a CDS encoding ABC transporter ATP-binding protein: MSESTTGVPAADRLPIADRRSTWHHVIRIFGARRWLVALTAFTLLCVAVTGLAIPALLGVIVDVVSAQRGSQALLNSLGLLFLAALATGILTGISQVLLAKLGQSGLAQLREEVFESAMELPQERLERAGSGDLISRVSRDVDATNEAIGGILPTFISALFTIALTLLGLGVLDWRFAAVTLLCIPIHVLALRSFLRRSGPIYRAMRVAEAERGQHLLEATGGADTIRALGVEQHHVSTVAASSRGAVALMLKAVVVSSRFYGWLNMAELLGMAAILSTGFFLVRADAVTIGAATAAALFFHRLFGPIGALLANVDELQKAGAGLARLVGLIDSDREREDPAAVTHPGSAPGVVVSGLSAGYQDAPAVITDFELSIAPGELVALVGSSGAGKTTLARVLAGSLEPGAGTVLLDASAAPRLGHSTLLVSQEVHVFSGTIAENLLLAAPTSTSEELIQAVLEAEAHWVMALPEGLETMVGHGALQLTGEQSQHLALVRALLNRAGLVVLDEATAEGGSASAALMERVAMRITRGRTAVVVAHRLSQAAQADRILVMEDGRIVEQGSHNVLLTAGGTYATLWAAWSAR
- a CDS encoding ABC transporter substrate-binding protein → MKTMSPKHLSVVAALGASLLLSSCASGASATAEPPAEAQVISISNEYGTAEIPATPERALGFYTTDTDILITLGITLADQQPIRGDSGFTTFPDFFPQEALANVTPFANYPEFNYEKVLEANPDFILSGLAYDTEIPKKLNPIAPTYNYNGFDGEDWRVHFKKTAETLHRTEQYQAWMDKYQARVDEIKARIKEAGIEPVVANMSFYDGKIGVDCYGIACLVFDDLGLKITPLARDNGGDGTQLSLEQLDKLKDIDEVFTSVGVGEDRSLLQTSDQLNASTVWKGLQFVKDDQIHSFNMEMVYGSPSGHMALLNEVEKALLP
- a CDS encoding AraC family transcriptional regulator, encoding MASASLAIMAERRAPEDAAPTCSDISCPSFYRVHTSLISTPSGQAWESHWHQNFHEVLWGSRGVLTVETARGVFMVPPGLGLLVPAGEEHAVLAGPRAEFRCTFFHTQLGAAPGDGPGAIAMPTVLQELLLHFERNDADLSLRRDSESVAFRMLRPRDLRVMGIVLPQDDRLRTVARGILDDPAEDCTLELWGFRVGASPRNLSRLFIRETDMTFAQWRLQARLRIALGLLLEGLPVGRVARRVGYLSVSAFVAAFRKEMGQTPGAVQGELLEA
- a CDS encoding ABC transporter ATP-binding protein gives rise to the protein MAPNINKNQRTVDRDLTPDFSAIAAGKHALRHGAFADGRGLQLGASTALLMIHQVCEALVPVLIGVGIDKAIGPSDLSALLWILGALAGLFLMLTYSWRHGYRLTNRVYGFGDHSLRQMVIAKVLHPRATGKQFGAGRTLNIATSDTAITAGLSWTISQMSASLAALITAAAALLLISWQLGLLVLVATVVFLVLMHFITAPLERRTHLQQERAAEATGLATDLVSGLRVLQGLGATRTATERYRDTSRASLQAALGTAKSEALFSTVTLGLSAMFLAAITWAAASMTLAGEISIGQLVTVVGLAQFIQEPLSSLAYYPAALAQKRAAAKRIATLLNTEVGSGAHVVVRADPTPTDQVAFSELLVRGEGQRPDIRLLPGSMTGLRTDARSARELGMLLAGRTGDAGARLLINGAPADSLATLRSTVFVADHDAAIFTGSFRENLHAPRLLESVLKATGLAELCARLPLGLDARVGEQGSALSGGQRQRLLLARALHQRQPVIVLTDPTTALDSVSEARIAVALGSLRDATLLVISDSPMLLGACDTVIDTTSLHTAGVNP
- a CDS encoding siderophore-interacting protein, yielding MSAATVKTGKLPNRIYRAVVIRTERLTEGMMRIVLGGEDLAAFISTGIGDEYIRLFLPERGQDVPVYPHPEGDYWEYAPEQVAGPMRTYTIRAVDPEAGEISVDFVVHPGGIAADWALSVRPGSQVGFNTPTGLYELPADATWQVLLADATGLPAAARLLENTPAGIHTTAILEVSGPAHEQALELGEDTQLRWLHGGNGDSPSRLAQVLRELDLPEGPGYVWVAGEARVTREARKYLRKERSLPVTHFKVVGYWTDKAEEWNERYEALGEDFKKWLDELWSTDLDPELIQDEVADAFDAHGL
- a CDS encoding iron chelate uptake ABC transporter family permease subunit codes for the protein MPSTPTVSKAALPSGEGVPEAAPGLMRVNSRRIAGAVAALVLLVLIMTASLLLGAREVNPMIIIEALTGAGTGPDHAAIIDFRAPRTLAGLLVGIALGISGALIQALTRNPLADPGILGVNSGAAFAVVMGVAFFGAREMGQFVFYSFAGALLAVTVVYFLGSRGRSGGTPIKLTLAGIAFGAVLSGITQGFVLLDESTFNAMRFWGAGSLAATPSGALGWLSGTVLIGVLIALLISRSLNATALGDDQAAAMGAHLGRTRVLVVIAVTLLCGAATAAAGPIGFIGLMVPHIARWISGPDQRWILLYTILLAPSLLVGSDIVGRLIIRPDELQVGIVTAFVGAPVLIWLVRRKSASTL